In Nitrospira sp., a single genomic region encodes these proteins:
- a CDS encoding sulfotransferase, whose amino-acid sequence MVRRSFLVHTINALGGIVSPATLASLEEDELIKAACRRTGHDDFGDGSFREPLRRLVSALQTEAHLHPLGRLAARHELTRLLVNRLRLQEDRRRHPGIVEQQIRQPIIVTGLPRTGTTFLHGLLALDPANRIPRTWETVYPSPPPEAETYHVDRRIALVDRQIRWFHRMVQDFNRIHPVDARLPEECLVIFSHSFMSYQFASTHRLPSYLDWLESQDLRPSYEIHRRFLQHLQWRCPGERWVLKAPAHMFDFEAMFEAYPDACVVMTHRDPIEVTASHASLTATLRSAFSDDVDPIEVGRECSRRWAEAVSRALRSRDRGCVPSERFLDLYYTDLVADPVAAVERVYGHFDLPLPDGLREQVRESVSRNPKNRYGNHRYHLHDFGLDLQEEEKRYAVYRERFRL is encoded by the coding sequence ATGGTGAGACGCTCCTTCCTCGTCCACACAATCAACGCGCTGGGCGGCATTGTCAGTCCGGCAACATTGGCAAGCCTTGAGGAAGATGAACTTATAAAGGCGGCATGCCGCCGAACCGGTCATGACGACTTTGGCGATGGATCCTTTCGAGAACCCCTCCGCCGCCTCGTTTCGGCTCTTCAGACGGAAGCACATCTTCACCCGTTAGGGCGACTGGCCGCCCGTCACGAACTGACCAGGCTCCTGGTCAACCGCTTGCGGCTGCAGGAAGATCGCAGGCGTCATCCCGGTATCGTTGAGCAGCAAATTCGACAACCGATCATCGTAACGGGCCTGCCCCGCACCGGGACGACGTTTCTCCATGGCCTGCTGGCTCTTGACCCGGCCAACCGGATTCCACGCACCTGGGAAACCGTGTACCCCAGCCCGCCGCCAGAGGCAGAGACGTACCACGTTGACCGGCGCATTGCCCTGGTTGATCGTCAGATCCGCTGGTTCCATCGAATGGTTCAGGACTTCAACCGTATTCACCCCGTCGATGCGCGGCTTCCCGAGGAATGTCTCGTGATCTTCAGCCATTCTTTCATGAGCTACCAGTTCGCGTCGACCCACCGTCTGCCGTCCTATCTTGACTGGCTTGAATCTCAGGACCTCCGCCCCTCATACGAGATACACCGCAGGTTCCTGCAGCACTTGCAATGGCGGTGTCCGGGGGAGCGTTGGGTTTTGAAGGCGCCGGCTCACATGTTCGATTTCGAGGCGATGTTCGAGGCCTACCCTGACGCCTGTGTCGTGATGACCCACCGCGACCCCATAGAGGTGACGGCCTCCCACGCCAGTCTGACGGCAACTCTCAGATCCGCCTTCAGCGACGATGTTGATCCTATTGAAGTGGGACGAGAGTGCAGTCGAAGATGGGCCGAAGCTGTCAGCAGGGCTCTGCGTTCGCGCGACCGTGGCTGCGTTCCCTCGGAGCGCTTCCTCGATCTCTACTACACTGACCTGGTTGCTGACCCGGTGGCAGCTGTGGAAAGAGTCTACGGACATTTTGATCTGCCCTTGCCCGACGGACTTCGGGAACAGGTTCGGGAATCCGTCAGCAGGAACCCGAAGAACCGTTACGGGAACCACCGGTATCACCTCCACGACTTTGGTTTGGATCTTCAGGAGGAAGAGAAGAGGTATGCCGTCTACCGGGAGCGTTTTCGCTTGTGA
- a CDS encoding aminotransferase class III-fold pyridoxal phosphate-dependent enzyme, which yields MPFDLRGLIERNQGRPYSLLSEYINPQMAKVLKTIGFDPVYVRGQGSHLWDNRGNDYLDMLAGFGVFAVGRSHPKVKEAIGQYLDLDSPNLVEMGTQLLAGLLAEKLIRDCAPQGLDTVFFCNSGAEAVDGALKFAHVFTRRKRFLYCDHGYHGLTLGTLAVNGCKEFRSD from the coding sequence ATGCCCTTTGATCTGCGCGGATTGATTGAACGAAATCAGGGCCGGCCATATTCCCTGCTTTCGGAGTACATCAATCCCCAGATGGCCAAAGTTCTCAAGACCATTGGGTTTGACCCCGTGTACGTCCGCGGACAGGGATCTCACCTCTGGGACAATCGCGGCAACGACTACCTCGACATGCTCGCCGGGTTTGGCGTGTTTGCCGTCGGTCGGTCCCACCCCAAGGTCAAGGAAGCCATCGGACAGTATCTGGATCTGGACAGCCCGAATCTCGTGGAGATGGGAACCCAGCTTTTGGCCGGGCTTCTGGCTGAAAAACTGATCAGAGACTGTGCCCCACAAGGGCTCGACACGGTCTTCTTCTGCAACTCGGGCGCCGAGGCGGTGGACGGGGCTCTGAAATTTGCTCATGTCTTTACCCGCAGAAAGAGGTTTCTCTACTGCGACCACGGCTACCACGGTCTGACCCTTGGGACTCTTGCAGTGAACGGATGCAAGGAGTTCCGCTCCGACTAG
- a CDS encoding aminotransferase class III-fold pyridoxal phosphate-dependent enzyme — translation MPPDDFLPRAREACTRHGTLLIADEVQTGLGRTGKLFGYEHWGVVPDIITLSKSLSGGYCPIGAILYPRGIYDRVFSSMDRCMVRSTTFGQNDLAAVCGLATLEAIHDEDLVQNSDDMGAYLLRQLSDLATRYELIREVRGRGLMIAVEFGPPRSRALKLAWHMIHRINNDLFCQSVLMPLIMDHHILAQVCGHGRDIIKLIPPLVFSKADADRFISAFEQVLSAVHRFPGPIWEVGSRMAKAIR, via the coding sequence ATGCCGCCCGATGATTTTCTGCCCCGGGCACGCGAAGCCTGCACTCGCCATGGTACTCTTCTCATCGCTGACGAGGTCCAGACCGGCCTGGGCCGCACGGGAAAGCTCTTTGGCTACGAACACTGGGGCGTAGTGCCCGACATCATCACCTTGTCGAAGTCTCTCTCGGGAGGATACTGCCCGATCGGGGCTATTTTGTACCCCCGCGGGATTTATGATCGGGTCTTCAGTTCAATGGATCGGTGCATGGTGCGCTCCACGACTTTTGGACAGAACGACCTGGCCGCAGTCTGCGGCTTGGCGACTCTGGAAGCGATCCATGACGAAGATCTCGTTCAGAACAGCGACGACATGGGGGCGTACCTTCTACGTCAGCTCAGCGACCTGGCGACGAGGTATGAGCTCATCCGAGAGGTGCGGGGCCGCGGCCTGATGATCGCTGTCGAATTTGGGCCTCCGCGTTCGCGAGCATTGAAGCTGGCCTGGCATATGATTCACAGGATCAACAACGATCTCTTCTGCCAGTCCGTTCTGATGCCTCTGATCATGGACCATCATATTCTGGCCCAGGTCTGCGGCCATGGGAGGGATATCATCAAGCTCATCCCGCCGCTTGTTTTCAGCAAGGCCGATGCGGACAGATTCATTTCGGCCTTTGAACAGGTACTCTCAGCAGTCCATCGTTTTCCCGGGCCGATCTGGGAGGTTGGCTCCCGCATGGCCAAAGCGATCCGCTAG
- a CDS encoding DUF72 domain-containing protein → MPLSPLIRFGTSTWTYEGWQGQVYKKAYAKSRFARECLGEYCQYLYNGEPLFRTVGNDSTFYRPPTANQLRHYLTQIPEDFEMCFKVWEELTIPVFAKQPRYGSRAGQPNPRFLDAKLFNELVLAPYREAKFQPHSGPFLFEFQRHGIPPEEFCGKLDAFFRHLPKDFRYAVEIRNAGLLGPTYRQVLDTHGVAHVYNHWSYMPPLAEQHRKMGRFTAPFTVVRLLTPLKMSYEAAKKRAEPYTKIVEELPEMRRDTVELVRDAAAENRWVYALINNRSEGNAPLTVQALTDLLRIPRR, encoded by the coding sequence ATGCCGCTCTCACCCCTCATTCGCTTTGGTACCTCCACGTGGACCTACGAGGGCTGGCAAGGGCAGGTCTATAAGAAGGCCTACGCCAAGAGTCGATTTGCTCGGGAATGCCTCGGGGAATATTGCCAGTATCTCTACAACGGCGAGCCGCTTTTCCGCACGGTCGGCAATGATTCGACGTTCTACCGCCCACCCACGGCCAACCAACTCCGGCACTATCTGACGCAGATCCCCGAAGACTTTGAGATGTGCTTCAAGGTTTGGGAGGAGTTGACCATTCCGGTCTTTGCGAAGCAGCCGCGGTACGGCAGTCGAGCAGGCCAACCCAATCCGCGGTTTCTCGACGCGAAGCTCTTCAACGAGCTGGTCCTCGCGCCGTACCGAGAGGCCAAGTTCCAGCCGCACAGCGGCCCGTTCCTGTTCGAGTTCCAGCGGCACGGGATTCCGCCGGAAGAATTCTGCGGCAAGCTCGATGCGTTCTTCCGTCACCTGCCGAAGGACTTCCGGTATGCCGTGGAGATCCGCAACGCCGGGCTACTCGGTCCGACGTATCGCCAGGTGCTCGACACCCACGGCGTGGCCCATGTCTACAATCACTGGTCCTACATGCCGCCGTTGGCCGAGCAGCATCGGAAGATGGGCCGCTTCACGGCGCCGTTCACGGTCGTGCGACTCCTGACCCCGCTGAAAATGAGCTATGAAGCCGCAAAGAAACGGGCGGAGCCTTACACCAAGATTGTCGAGGAACTGCCCGAGATGCGGAGGGACACGGTAGAGTTGGTTAGGGATGCGGCAGCGGAGAATCGGTGGGTCTACGCGCTCATCAACAACCGATCAGAAGGGAACGCCCCCCTCACGGTACAGGCCCTCACAGACCTTTTGAGAATTCCCCGCCGCTAG
- a CDS encoding DUF4112 domain-containing protein, translating to MAVARAKERQAEAIAHVLDDFIRLPFPRIRIGADPLIGLIPIVGDAIATLLGAAILVVARQLHVPWRLVAFMAFNQLKNGLLGAVPFIGDAYSFYFKSNAVNTALLLRTVKAGEEGTCALMTHALTPYDVAGLALLILPTIVVVGMVSFWFWTQNISYVSLLYPPLYNSRL from the coding sequence ATGGCCGTGGCTCGCGCAAAAGAGCGGCAAGCTGAGGCGATCGCTCATGTGCTTGACGATTTCATCAGACTGCCGTTCCCGCGCATACGAATCGGAGCCGACCCCCTGATCGGACTGATTCCGATTGTCGGCGATGCCATTGCCACTTTGCTCGGTGCGGCCATTCTGGTCGTGGCGCGGCAACTCCACGTGCCATGGCGCCTCGTCGCCTTCATGGCGTTTAACCAATTGAAGAACGGACTACTTGGCGCTGTTCCCTTCATAGGAGACGCCTATTCTTTTTATTTCAAAAGCAATGCGGTGAATACGGCCCTATTGCTTCGCACCGTCAAGGCAGGAGAGGAAGGCACCTGCGCGCTGATGACCCACGCGTTGACGCCTTACGATGTAGCCGGGCTCGCTCTACTGATACTCCCGACCATCGTGGTCGTGGGCATGGTGAGCTTCTGGTTCTGGACTCAGAACATCTCCTACGTGTCGCTCTTATACCCTCCTCTGTACAACAGCCGTCTGTAA